ataataataataataatttgttttgagAATATGTTCAAGTTATTTGCTCATGTTCTGGTACCTGGGATCCTAAAAgaattaaggggccgtttggctgggcttaaaagaagtgacttattgcttaaagtaaagaaatgaattagaagtgagaagttgatttggacttataagctactataagtgtttggataccgtgacttataagtcaggtgaaagaagcagaagctgagCGGAAGAAAAAGCTAGGTTTCATAGCTTCTTTTCACTTCTTTTAAATGCTCCAGATTATTAGCCAAACCCGCAACAAAAAGCAGGAGTGGATTTTCaggcttttaagcccagaagcCCGTTTCCCAAACACCCGCTAAGTTTTCTGATTTCAAActtttttaaaactgaaaagtaGTTCACACCGAGTCCCTCCTGGAGTCCTGGTTGTATGTTTAAGACAAACTTCAGGCGACagataattattcaattaatatacatataataatttataaatacagAAACAATTATATCATAATTTCTAATATGCCTAGTTATATCTGGAGGGAGTTCATACTAAACCACTGAGTTAATACTAAATCACACATATTTTATATACGGATTTTCAACGGTGTGCACAATAGTCACGAACTCTCATGGGGAACTCTCATGAGAATACTAACTTTTcattggtggatgaataataaatgttaataccccctgcattcacaccaattccaccaatcaaaacaaaccTTTTTCATAAGAGTTCGTACTTATTGTATGTTCTTGGGCACACATTGGAAAGACCGTTTTATATAAGGGCATAATTTACTAAATTAATTCATGATGAGatatataaaattctaataattcttggaaaaaagtactccctccgtctctaaatacttttcctatttgtacttttcacgtttgccaacaccatttttaatcgttaatatctttcatttcgtagtagcattaaatataaaaacttcactgtattaaagtacttgtgaatacgaatctaacaagatctctcatgactatatttagttttatagattatatGTAAATCAGTAATTTGCCTTATGTTATGAACAataccgacatcacaaacaagaaaagaaaaaagaaacggagggagtataatttaacaACAGTGAAGTTGGCAGATTATAAAATCTATTGTATATCTGCATAACATTGTTGTACAATTCGAGAATCAGAAGTATTTcttggagtttttttttttgccaaatcgGGATTCTTTAGTCAAAACATAGTGTAATCCGTAaattggtaaaaaaaaattcaaaaattaatataagtaattttaaaaatcacatatatatgtaggggagggttctggtacaaacttacaaacttacaaactttttttgttcaacacatatataacttgagttcaacatttttttaacatattttgttgaacatcgattaaaatagtggtggagaagtacataaaccaatttataaatgtaagaactaaggtaaacatgttatataactgatatttatgtttctagaccctacccaaaccctagaggtataatttaaacatctttttagatatattcaacacaatgataattagtgttcaacacccgatgttgaaccccagttatatatgtgttgaaaacgcgatttatttatgcgttatttttaaaaattgtgatgttttttgaagaattttcaacatggatactttatataactaaggattaacacgatgggagaataaaaaaaagtttgtaagtttgtaacttaaaaaagtttttatttgatcctatccctatatatgtATCAATGATAATTGATAGGAAACCATCAAAAAACTTTTTTATTGTGCAtcacttaaaaaatatttcctcACACGCTTCGCACTGTGGACACAACAAAAAAAAGGAATGaaataagtgaaaataaaaGGCAAGACAAAAGTCACAAAGGACATTAGAggatatttgaaaataaaatgaggGAAGCCTCGTCGTGCTCCAGAGTTTTTAGTTGAAGAACAAAAGAGAGAAGGTGAGTGaagagaaaaatgaaaaattaggagAATACTTTCTTATGTTGTAGGAAAGAAGAgagaattttgaaaaaaaaagggATATGAGTAAGAGTTTCTCTTCCATTCATCCGATTTTTGGAAAGAAAATTACTGGGAAAAAGTTGGAGAAATTCTCTCCTTAGAAAACTCGGGAGCACGATATATAGAGAATTTTACAATTTTCTTTTCCCTTCCTTTCTCTTCTCTCATATCTAAAACTCAGGAGCACAGTGTCAATTTCAAGGACTTGTTTAAGTTGCAAGATATGGAATGAGAAAGTGATAAAACTTGTAAAGCGCATTCTATTCCCTGCGACTTCATTCATCCAACCACACAAACATAACTGCTTATCTAAtctaattaaaaagaaaaaatgggAGAGATCTCCTTTTACTAGAATTCACTTGAAATCTGAATGTTTAAATACTAAACAAATACTTACCTGTAGAGCAAGGCAGACGTACTCTGATATGCGCAACTTGAATACAAGTCAGGTAATGAGGATTGGAGATTTATTTCAATTTGCTCAATTTAAAAGATTTTCAAATGCATTAATATTCAGAAAACTGTTAATCAACTTGTACACAACATGTACTGTGTCCATGCAAGGATGTATACTCTATCCGTGCAAGGATGTATTGTTACACTTTGTGCCTTCTGTTTTTGTCAGTCTCCCTTTCTTCTGTACTTCCCTTCTCCAAggaatttgatatatttaaacatttaGAATGTGCACTTCTTTTACATTATAGAGGGTAATTTCAGATACACAAATTTACGGATCCACTATATCTGAACAAAGTGTGCACTACTGATGGCAGAACCCAAGGCATATATTACCTTCATTAAAGCACTGCAGAGTAAAAACAGTCACCAACAAGTTTAAGATTGCTTAAGAACTATACACGTAGAAAGAGCTATCATTTTTTGTGCAAACAAGTGATCATTAATTAGCTTTGGTTATTAAAAAAGCAGTCTGGaattgaatatattttgtttaacttaagaaaaaataaaaatacctaGTATGATACGATATTGTTGAAACTTAGTTGGATGAATCTGGCTCCAGATTAGGGACTATCGCAGATGATAACTCTATATGAGAAACTCGGACAGCACTTATCAACCGCTCTGGTAATTCATCTGTAGTGTTTGCCTGAAATAATgatgaaatatttataaaaaataataggaCTTAACTTTGGGGATCACAACAGACTTTTGCCTGCTTGGAGTGAACTGTCAATCCTAATATTTGAAGTACTAAATCATATGTTTGTAAGCAAAACATTCATCAATAATCCTGATCACTGGGTATGAGGAAAACACACCTGAACAAGGAAAGCCATTTCTACTACAAGACTTGTAATTACCCCAATAACAAGCCCCAGAACTCCATTGGCCACAGTAGAAGAACCAATATCGACATCAATCTAGACAAAGAAAGGACAAACTTTTACATTCATATGTTAGTCAGCTAGTGTTTAAAAGCATTTAAGGGAATATAAACTGGAGATTTACTTCTAAGTAATTAGGACCACGTATGTAGTTGCAATCAACTGCTTTCCCCAACAAACAAGGGGTACTTCCTACACTTTGGCGCACAATCCAAGATCCCTGCAAGATCAATTAGGTTTATACAACATAAGTAATGAACCATCAAAGTCTATGTGATAAGTGCATCCAGATAAtagcaaacacacacacacacacacacacacacacacacacacgtatTGTAATTTATGGACGTGATTTTCAGGGTGCACCACGAGGCAGTGATGGAGTGGAGCTCTCAGGCCTGTAAAGTCACCAATCCAAGTTCCAATACCAGTAAACCCAAGTTTGGCTCATTAGGAAATTACAGTATTCGACATATGCTCAACCATTACTTATCATGAACATTAAATTAAGTTCAATAGATAAAAGGTAACATATATGCTTTTGTATTCACATAGCTAGCCAGTTCAGAGCTCACTACTAAACTGATTTAGGCTCCAGTTTGTTCAAGTACATGTATTTTGATTCACACGAGCTTTATATAACTGAACATAGACTGTTCAAGCTTGGCTAATTTCTAGTTTTGAAGTCGAAAAATGAGCATGTTTTTGGCTTGTTTAACTTCAAAACCAAACATGAACAGACTTTTACAGAATTAATTCCAAGCTTTCTTGCGATTGACTCATTTACCATCCTACCTTTTAGCCCCGAGTTaaaaaattttatcataatagTATTTTGATGCTCAGCGCTGCTCAGAGTTTCAGTTTCCCGCCCTACAGTCTAGCCTTGCTTCTAAGAGCAACTCGAATGAGGGTGTCAATAGAGTGCCAAAGTGCCATGTGGCATGATGTGGTATGGCACTCTTGTTGGTTCTCAATTGGAGTGATAGGGGGTGCCAACTGTTAGGGATAAAACACGAGATTCAATCTTCTAATGCAAAGCACacataaaacaatatatttgacgtggaaaacccacgtcccaacttgtattattaatcaaaaccattATCAACAATACAATCAAaccaaacttggatactcaagcctactacCCAAGTATCCGCCCTCGagcgatacctaagtctacatcttgagcacacctatcaaacacaatatgactatgtatatatagccatctcaaactagacaaatcagaatctaattctaaaacagctacacatagtcctaatccaattctgatttccaactaaaatcagaatccaattccaactaggtcttctatctttgtgaccaaaacatattctttataataactgtctaaacatacaattattatccttatatattttggatcaccaaagtccatgttaccttgtaatgggctgatacctaacaaTCCTCCCCTTCAGCCCAATACAATCAACAATCACGATCAAGACATCGACGTCCATCCGCCAATGCCTCCCCTCGAACAAGAATCTCCATGTCTCGTTCTTCCAAATTTTATCCATCTACAAAATCACGTGCATCAACCCCGAGTGCTCTTCCATCCATGAGTCACCCGATCCTTGCTTTCACAATCCTCCGGCCTCTAGAAGAACCATCCAATCTTCTTCCATATTGAGTCCATCATGATTGATCCACGGTGCAAGTCAACCGTCATACCGCACGTAACTTTGCCTCTTCCTGCTAACAAAACCTCCATCGTACTCTGCATTCTCGATTAAATCCCGAATTTTCCTCCAACCTCATCAATCCCGATCCTGACCTCGGCtcttgataccacttgttagggataaaacacgagattcaatcttctaatgcaaagcacacataaaacaatatatttgacgtggaaaacccacgtcccaacttgtattattaatcaaaaccattATCAACAATACAATCAAaccaaacttggatactcaagcctactacCCAAGTATCCGCCCTCGagcgatacctaagtctacatcttgagcacacctatcaaacacaatatgactatgtatatatagccatctcaaactagacaaatcagaatctaattctaaaacagctacacatagtcctaatccaattctgatttccaactaaaatcagaatccaattccaactaggtcttctatctttgtgaccaaaacatattctttataataactgtctaaacatacaattattatccttatatattttggatcaccaaagtccatgttaccttgtaatgggctgatacctaacaCCAACTGCCAAGCAAAGTTGCCAACTTTTGGCACCCTCCCAAAACAATAACATGTATACATCAACTTTAAAGACATGTACCTTAGTATCTATTTATAATCATACTTGTTGGAATATATTGACAACTTTGAGTGCCAACTGTTCGAGTAAGTTTTGGTAATTAAGGTGCCGAAGTACTATTGCAGACAGAGAAGATAAAATATTAGTGCTGGGTAATGCTACGTCCgccaaatttttttccaaaatttctTTACCAAATGATGTGACAGACAAGTAGAATATtgtgattgggtgattgatatatatacaagggggtctcattattattgGAGTGAATGCAGCCAATCAGACTTCGACACATcatcatttgggaaaaaaaattggGATAATTTCTTGGGGTACCTAGCATTTTCCGCTTTTGATGATTTGCCAATATCGGCACCCAAAGATTAGCAACAaaattggagatgctctaagcataTTTGCAAAATGTTCATAGTGGGTAATTTCAACTTTTAACATTAAAAAGCAGTAAAATGCCAGAAATTTTTACTTAATTCCACTTCAGTGTAGATGTAACAATTTTTTATGACAGAACAAGAGCTGCCTTCACTCATGGGATTATGCAAGCTCTGTTCCAGAGCCACATCTCcatgattaaaataatatgcctCAGCCCAAAGCCTAGCGATCTATTCACTGCCTACTCTGTAGGGCGTTAAAGCAGTTGGACATGCCAGAAAGCTGATCCCGATGCTAAACCATGTTTTATTTACCAAGAAAATAATACAAACGCATGACTGATTAAAAATACAGTGGATCTTTATGGATCCACTattgaaattattttgaattgcgGGAGCCTTGCAGGTCAGATATTGAAACATAAGATTTGTTTATCAAGGAACGATGACCTCATGTTAAGTGGCATTTCAAAATTCATaagaaaactaaaaaaaataaaaattactcagATATTTAAATAGCTACACTCTACCTTTGGAACTGATGGGATAAGCTTTAGTCTACTGTTACGGAACTCATCATCCCCGTCAACAAACCGCTGCAAAAGAGATCCAGGCaccaattctttcatcacaaAATAGAAGATCATGCTGTAATGTGTGGAGCCCGGTACCtgaaatatatgataataattcAAATCCTGCTTTCAAATGCATAGTTGTCCAATTAATCAATTATGTGAATAACTTACTTGTAGATTAAACACAATGGAAAAAAGTCCTTTCTCAGAAGCAACCTGtacagaaattttaaaaaaacggATTATGGGAATATTCCAGCATAGCAAACCGGTGAAATGTCATATACACAAAAAGGGTTTTCATCAACGACTGGCAAGACTTTTGAGTTTTGTTAGAAGTAGATATTGATAATTAAAATCACTTATAGTGTGAGTTCTTGACCCGTCAACCACAGTTTCTTTTTAGAAGGCTAATACTATTGTTAGAGGTATATATGTCGTGCCTACATCCAAGGGTGTATAGGTTAGGCAGCAAATTACTTCTGGAGCAAAAACCCAATCAATTTGACTGTATAAACTTTAAACtcctaattaattaatataatttaattaataataacataacaatgtatgatatttaataataacataaataaatacaatttatatacatacatacatatacatacatacatatatatatatatatatatatatgtgtatatataaacacacacacgcgcATTCCTCAGTCAGCACCATATTGTAAATCTAAGATATACAAAAAGAGCACTATTCCTCTTTGAATATTAGATATAGATACCAAAAGTATTACAGATTGCGTGATATAAGGTTTTACACAGAAACCAAGTGACAGAGAAAGCTCTGGTCCCAACAGAAACCAAACAGGAAGATACTTGCCTGTGCTGCACAACCACGGCGTCTAGCAACATGGTCCATCCGTCTTGTGTTTTTAAACCAATCAACAGCAACAAGATCCATAAGGTGTTTACCTGCAGGAATCTTTACATTCACAGGAATATATGACATTTACAATAAACATAAGAAGTCACACTGGGACATAATGAACAAAGGCAATGAATTTGCAAACCTTTGACTTGTCATAGCAAAAATGTCTGCTACGCACTCGAAAATTGTTTCCATCAGCGATTCTCCAGCAATCACGACTCTTCTCACGGTCATCACGTCGAAGGTTACCCGAAAAACATGATAGATCAATCTCAACCCTAGGTTCTTCTTCGATGGCTTCATATATAATTAAGGACACAGTTAATTCAGCCTCCATTtagaatatacatatatatatttatatataaggaATTTAATACAACATAaacaaattaaatgattattcaTTGTACCAATTTTCTTATAATCACTATCAAGACGGCTTGCACATGCCTGAAAAGAAGgaagttcaaaacaaaatataaagggCTGGCTTGAAGATAGTcggtttaatataataaaaattattatttgtcaGTGTCCAAGTACAGCGCAAACCTCATCATCAGGTATCTGAAACTCCTCATCCTCGTCAGAGTATTCATCCATCATTGAATTTTTGTTAGCATTTGTCTGGTCATGAGAATGACTACGATTATGAAGAGCCTCCTCCTGCAGCTTTAGACCCTTCTTTGGCAGAACAGAAGCAGATGCCATATTTACCATTACAGGTATTCTTGGAGGTGCATTCCTTTCATCAGTTTGACAGAAGTACTCGCGCAGGCCTGTTTAGAAGATAAGAAAAAGTTATTTTCTGTGATAACATGAAATAGAGGCAACGAGTAACTTTAGACAACTACTATGGGCAACTGGAGCAAAGTATCAAGAGCTCAACACCCGGTTGTAACTTATCATTATAGACATGTTGACTACGGTCATGACAAAAGAATTACAGCAATTAGTGTGTAGTCTTTTTGAAAGAAAACTTGAACTAATAAATGGTACAGGCAtgatatattacaatatatgcCAAAGAACAGAACACTCTTCTGCTGACTTGTGCATAAGGACTAGTTTACTATAAAGTCGTTTACTTATATTAGTTAAAGGGGTGTTAAACAATTGCATAAAATTCTCTTGGTTAAGAATTTTACAATGGCAGCAAGATCACACCACTATCTCAAACAAGTGCAAGAAAACCTCACCATTGTGTAATCTAAGATATTGCTACAAAGAATACAACCTCCACTAACAAGTAAATTTAACCCTCTGTGAGCAGAAGAGAGGTATCAAGTTGCTATTCTTCATTTTTAATACATTAGACTTGAGCATAAAAAATGATAGAGAATCACCCGCAACACTGTTTAACATCTGAAGTAGACAATGCTGCTGAAATGCTGAAACATAACCCACACCCCATCCTTTCAGATCGATTTGCATGAGATGCTCCACTTGCGTTCTTGGCCTCCCATTCCGACGTTTCAGGGGCGAGATATTGAAGCCACCACCTGAGAGCAAAATGATAATTTTGATGTTAAGATAACCTAACTTGCATGAATTATAACTAAAGTCTTTCATGCAAAGTTTTAGATCTAAAAATAAACTTAAAACAATTTACTCTCAATATGTGCACGAACAAATCCTGGTTGCGGACCACAGTTCTCATGCTCCCTTGAACAAAATAATACAACTGCACATACAGAGATGAATAAGCAAAAAGCAtcctgaaataaagaaatgtTTACATACTTTTTCACTTAAAAtcttgataataataataataatcaagtTTGATTTCAAAACATGATGCATAACAAAAGGAATCATCAGCTGTATCTACTCAGCACTGACCATAACTCCCATCATCATTGCGCCGCCAATAACGCACATAACAAAGGTCACGAGGCCATACAAAGCTGCAAGAAGTAGCAATACATTAGAGAAGGCAACAACCGCCCTTAGTTTAATTTCCACTTAAGGATGTTCTAGGAAAACTTGACCTTACAGGTCATTTAAAGaataatcataaatttttaacttACAAAATTTTTACAGTTATCTGCTAGTCAGCAAGCAGAAACTAGCTTATCCTTCATACAGAAgattaatgactcagaaaccaCAATGCCTATCTAAGCTACACAGAATATAACTAAATTTGTACTAGATAGAATAATTATATGGTGAACAACAGAGTCCTAAGATCTACATATCAGAGGTTGACCAAGGAGTTCtatgttataaatttatagtcctttctccaaaagaaaaaaagaacagacaaaacaaaacaaaagagtacacacacacacactcttgGTTTTCATCATATAATAAATATCTAGAAACACATGTATACATATGTGTGGGCAAGTGCGTACATGCCATTAGACAGTATGATTATTGAATGTTCTATTTAGCCATAACACACTTTCCTTGTTCTAAAATTTAACTTGGCTAActaacaaaatcaaaaaaagaaaattcaattttCTACACCAACCACTGCTTTTTCTACAagaaaatatattgtaataatgTTATAAAGCTATTAATACCGATCACATTTCTGCTGGCGTGGTGATATTAAATTCAGCAAATTGGTCAGATTGATATGTTTATCCTAAGTGCAATGTTTCTTCtctaataaacaaaaaaaaatgtagatGTCCATCGGTTTCCCAGTATTTAAGCCTCCTCAAGATTAGAAATACCTtctttttaaaaacaaataaacaaccTTGGGCCTTGTTAAAATTTACAGCAAAatcctttaaaaaataatgtcataAGCTAGTCCACTTTCTTAGTAAGTACATAAAACACTAGAATAAGaacataattacataatttgTGATCCTGCATAATGTATCTCTAACACTAAAAGAAGTAACTTCCAAAAGAAAGATGAGTACTCTAGTCCTACCAGAGGACTCCTTAATCTAGTCTTgtaaagcaaaaaaaataaattctattGACAACTGCTTTTAAAAAGAAGGGTGCAAACAAACATAGATATTGTGTTAACATATAAGCATTTTATTTCTAAAAGTGTTAATGCTCGAACTTCCCAATGCATTAAAAGGTGGAAAAGCATGTTATTCACCAAAAAATGTCGTAGGTAGTGAAGAATAAATaagttattttgtttattttaaattgCGCGAAAATATGTTATTCTCGAAAGGATGTGTTGAGAATGAAGAAGTAACATCATGTAAATTTATAAAGTAAAAGAAGTAAAAATGTCTACTAATTTGAATGAAAATTTATGCACCAAGCTTCTAAAAATAGAAACTAATAGAAGTAATAATCTTCCTtgttaacttaattttaatcCCGTCGTTTTAAAAGAGTCAATCACTTATAGATTTCGAATATCAATTTGCTCCATACATCTTTCAAAATTTGGAGTAACGTATTTGGCATTTAGTAATAAACTTAATATTGTTTGAAATATTTAAGATTGGATTGTTATCAATTAAACCACAAACAATCCAAAATGACTTCTAACACATGCACATAGTACAGTAATTACAAAGTTCTTGTGAAGAGAGCAAATTACGTTGGAAACCAATCTAGCTGCAGTCTATGATAGAGAATTGCTGTATGTCCATCGACCTCTTCAACCAAGCTACCATACTGAAAGCTACAATCCCATCTACACAAGCAGATTGGAAGATTAAAGCATGATAAGGTTGCACAACACATAAAACAAACTAAAGAAACTAGTCACGCGTGGTTGGCAGATGCCTGCCAATAAATAACAAAGCTGCATGTCAACCTATAATACTTCTAAATTAGCTTTATTGTCGCTAATCGTAATAAGAGGTTAACAGACACTAACAAAGGCCTACTGCCCAATAATAATCCACAACAATATAAGAGAATAAGCTTCTTTTGAAACTATGGTAACAGACCGGATCAAATGGATTGAAATTGAAGGAATAAATCTTTGTGGACATACTTTGAGAATGTAAACTTGCAGTTAGAACTGGAAGGTTGAAAATTCTTGCATAAACATTTAGAAGATATATTTCAATTATCAGTTGATTTTTCCCTCATTTTTATTCATCTAAAAGAACATAACTCGGATTTAACCTGCTATACTTCTACTACTTAGTGATGCATATAGCCTGTTTGTCTAAGCTTTAAGTCACAAGCTTAAAGTAATTTTGAGCAAGTTGAGAAATGTGTGTTTCACAAGCCGGAAAGTAACTTAAAGTTATAAAGAGAAAACACATACACAACATAAAAGTCATAACTTCGTAGGAGTTACTATTTTGAACAACTtagttaattttgtaatttttatctgATAAAAGTGAATATAATCATTCACATTGCAACTTCAaatctatttttgtttttatactaTTAATAACTTACAAGTTAcacataacaaaaaattatttaaacaagtTATAACCTAACATCAAAATCTTTACTTCTTACTTTAAGTAAGATTAAATCATtcagtaatttttattaattttactcAAACGGACTCGAAATGTGCCATATACAGGTAAGAAAGTCCGGCTACTTTCCAGCCTAAAAGAATGAAATTGTGTTTCCTCAGTCCTCACTAATAGTTTACTTTGTAGTTTGTTCCACTGAGGGCCTGAGGCCATACATAAACTATACCATTGACCTCCATAATGCATAACAATTGACGacttaataattaatatctaAGAACCGACTATAACAGATAAAACAGATGTCAGCAGAATAGCACACAAGAATGAAACCTCACTCATCTGCAGATTGACATAAATCTACAATTAACTAGAATAACCATACAAAAGACAGAGTCTGACGGAAAAGAAAAACATCCCAGAAACACTCACTCAAACCGTGTTGTGTCCATGCTCATAATGAGCTCAAAAACCTCTTCACAGGTCGCCTCCACAACACCCACAGCCTTCATTGCTCTACTACAGCTTTTTGGCtgcaagaaaaaagaaattatacaACATACATTTAAGAAAAGAATAACCTGTTGATGTGCAAAAAATCATGAATTCAAGAAAAGAATGAAGTGTAACatgtgcacacacacacacacacacacacgcacattTATTTACGTATGCAAGTAGGGCCGCACTTAAGAGAGAACccatccttaaaatagaaccttagaaccactAAGATTCTGTTGCGGAACCcttaattttaaatagattttcaggatctaaatctaaatacatgttttttgcatcgtttTGTGTGTACAAAAATaagttcaaaatataatacataaacacgacaATTTTTTGCATGTGTAGTTCTGCTGCGaaaccctaattaatactagaaataaggctaAGGGTTCTAAGTGTTCTTAGACTAAGGGTTCTAAGAGGATCATGACCCTATGCAAGTAAACATAAgaagaataaaatatgattacaTA
This genomic window from Daucus carota subsp. sativus chromosome 7, DH1 v3.0, whole genome shotgun sequence contains:
- the LOC108196355 gene encoding protein ENHANCED DISEASE RESISTANCE 2, with the translated sequence MSKVVYEGWMVRYGRRKIGRSYIHMRYFVLESRLLAYYKRKPQNNVVPIKTLVIDGNCRVEDRGLKTQHGHMVYVLSIYNKRENYQRITMAAFNIQEALIWKEKIESVIDQHQESLVANGNKYHSFEYKSGMDNGRNGSSSDRESQYSAAEDEDESESQPNLLRRTTIGNGPPESVFDWTKEKTDLANQNTNNQAFSRKHWRLLQCQNGLRIFEELIEVDLLPKSCSRAMKAVGVVEATCEEVFELIMSMDTTRFEWDCSFQYGSLVEEVDGHTAILYHRLQLDWFPTFVWPRDLCYVRYWRRNDDGSYVVLFCSREHENCGPQPGFVRAHIESGGFNISPLKRRNGRPRTQVEHLMQIDLKGWGVGYVSAFQQHCLLQMLNSVAGLREYFCQTDERNAPPRIPVMVNMASASVLPKKGLKLQEEALHNRSHSHDQTNANKNSMMDEYSDEDEEFQIPDDEACASRLDSDYKKIAIEEEPRVEIDLSCFSGNLRRDDREKSRDCWRIADGNNFRVRSRHFCYDKSKIPAGKHLMDLVAVDWFKNTRRMDHVARRRGCAAQVASEKGLFSIVFNLQVPGSTHYSMIFYFVMKELVPGSLLQRFVDGDDEFRNSRLKLIPSVPKGSWIVRQSVGSTPCLLGKAVDCNYIRGPNYLEIDVDIGSSTVANGVLGLVIGVITSLVVEMAFLVQANTTDELPERLISAVRVSHIELSSAIVPNLEPDSSN